Proteins co-encoded in one Pseudomonadota bacterium genomic window:
- a CDS encoding 3-hydroxyacyl-CoA dehydrogenase/enoyl-CoA hydratase family protein produces the protein MTTSSTAPASADAPYVRQVAVLGAGVMGAQIAAHLTNAGIPTLLYELPAEGADPNANAAKAIKMLAKLKPAPLATKAQAKLLRPANYQSSLELLTDCDLVIEAVAERMDIKRSLYEQVAPHLNDRAIFASNTSGLSITELANAVPEALRARFAGVHFFNPPRYMHLVELIPHAGTDERVLTNLESFLTHQVGKGVVRAKDTPNFIGNRIGVFSILSTLAHTAAYDLGFDTVDALTGPALGRPKSATYRTSDVVGLDTMAHVVATMTHQLPDDPWAAHFKLPDWYQGLLDQGALGQKTRAGIYRKTKAGIEVLDPKAGAYRPSEQSAAPEVAALLKERDPAKRLAALRASDHPQAQFLWALHRDLFHYCAYHLADIADSAREVDFAIRWGYGWKLGPFELWQACGWRQVAQWIREDIDAGRTLSSAPLPEWVEAGDRQSVHSASGSFSASRGTDVPRNDKITRRQARPQLLLGEPAPQDTVIEETDDIRLWTLDHKVLIASFKTKRNTFSPGVLAGLRRAADLAEGPDWHGLVVWQTQEPFSFGADLSGATGLVASGNVDGLRDLVATFQNTMMRLKYCGAPVVAAIRGMALGGGCELALQSDRIVAAHETYIGLVEAGVGLLPGGGGCKELAIRAADATQAGDRFAQLAKYFENVAMAKVAASAHEAREWGFLREGDQIVMHPDEILHAALAQAKAMHAAGYRPPHPWQTWPVQGRFASASLKANMVNMLEGHFISEHDYEIGSRIADALCGGDLDPGTVVDEEWLLRVEREHFVALTLNKKTQARIMHTLETGKPLRN, from the coding sequence GTGACCACCTCGTCTACCGCCCCGGCATCGGCTGATGCCCCCTACGTCCGCCAGGTCGCCGTGCTCGGCGCCGGCGTCATGGGCGCCCAGATCGCTGCCCACCTCACCAACGCCGGTATCCCCACGCTGCTCTACGAGTTGCCGGCCGAGGGCGCTGACCCGAACGCCAACGCCGCCAAGGCGATCAAGATGCTCGCCAAGCTCAAGCCGGCGCCGCTCGCGACCAAGGCGCAAGCCAAGCTCCTGCGCCCGGCCAACTACCAGAGCAGCCTCGAGCTGCTGACCGACTGCGATCTGGTGATCGAGGCGGTCGCCGAACGGATGGACATCAAGCGCTCGCTCTACGAGCAGGTGGCGCCGCACCTGAACGACAGGGCGATCTTCGCCAGCAACACCTCGGGCCTGAGCATCACGGAGCTGGCGAATGCCGTGCCCGAAGCGCTGCGGGCTCGCTTCGCCGGTGTGCACTTCTTCAACCCACCGCGCTACATGCACCTGGTAGAGCTGATCCCCCATGCGGGCACGGACGAGCGGGTGCTAACGAACCTCGAGTCGTTTCTCACCCACCAGGTCGGCAAGGGGGTGGTTCGGGCGAAGGACACGCCGAACTTCATCGGTAACCGCATCGGCGTCTTCTCGATCCTGAGCACGCTGGCCCATACGGCCGCCTACGACTTAGGGTTCGACACGGTGGACGCCCTCACCGGTCCCGCCCTCGGCCGTCCGAAGAGCGCCACCTACCGCACCTCCGACGTGGTGGGCCTCGACACGATGGCGCACGTGGTCGCCACCATGACCCACCAGCTGCCCGACGATCCCTGGGCGGCCCACTTCAAGCTGCCGGACTGGTACCAGGGCCTGCTCGATCAGGGCGCCCTCGGTCAGAAGACCCGCGCCGGCATCTACCGCAAGACCAAGGCCGGCATCGAAGTACTCGATCCGAAGGCCGGCGCTTACCGCCCCTCCGAGCAAAGCGCAGCCCCCGAAGTGGCCGCACTCCTCAAGGAACGCGATCCCGCCAAGCGCCTCGCCGCCCTGCGCGCCAGCGATCATCCTCAGGCCCAGTTCCTGTGGGCCCTGCACCGGGACCTCTTCCACTACTGCGCCTACCACCTGGCGGACATCGCCGACAGCGCTCGCGAGGTGGACTTCGCGATCCGCTGGGGCTACGGCTGGAAGCTGGGTCCCTTCGAGCTGTGGCAGGCCTGCGGTTGGCGCCAGGTCGCCCAATGGATCCGTGAGGACATCGACGCCGGTCGCACGCTCTCGAGCGCGCCCCTGCCCGAGTGGGTGGAAGCGGGTGATCGTCAGAGCGTGCACAGCGCCTCGGGATCCTTCTCCGCGTCGCGCGGGACCGATGTGCCACGCAACGATAAGATCACCCGCCGCCAGGCGCGCCCACAGCTGCTCCTCGGCGAGCCGGCGCCGCAGGACACGGTGATCGAGGAGACGGACGACATCCGTCTGTGGACCCTGGATCACAAGGTGCTGATCGCCAGCTTCAAGACCAAGCGCAACACCTTCAGCCCAGGCGTGCTCGCCGGCCTACGCCGTGCCGCTGACCTGGCCGAAGGCCCGGACTGGCACGGCCTGGTGGTGTGGCAGACCCAGGAGCCTTTCTCCTTCGGCGCGGACCTCTCAGGCGCCACGGGCCTGGTCGCCAGCGGCAACGTCGACGGCCTGCGCGACCTCGTCGCCACCTTCCAGAACACGATGATGCGCCTGAAGTACTGTGGCGCGCCGGTGGTGGCCGCGATCCGCGGCATGGCCCTCGGCGGCGGCTGCGAGCTGGCCCTGCAGAGTGACCGCATCGTGGCTGCCCACGAGACCTATATCGGGCTGGTGGAAGCGGGGGTCGGCCTGCTCCCCGGCGGCGGTGGCTGTAAGGAGCTCGCGATCCGCGCCGCCGATGCCACCCAGGCCGGCGACCGCTTCGCCCAGCTGGCCAAGTACTTCGAGAACGTCGCCATGGCCAAGGTGGCCGCGAGCGCCCACGAAGCCCGCGAGTGGGGCTTCCTGCGCGAAGGCGATCAGATCGTCATGCACCCGGACGAGATCCTGCACGCGGCCCTCGCTCAGGCCAAGGCGATGCACGCGGCCGGCTACCGCCCGCCCCATCCGTGGCAGACCTGGCCGGTGCAGGGGCGCTTCGCCAGCGCCAGCCTAAAGGCCAACATGGTCAACATGCTCGAGGGGCACTTCATCAGCGAACACGACTACGAGATCGGCTCGCGTATCGCCGACGCCCTGTGCGGCGGCGACCTCGACCCCGGCACCGTGGTGGACGAGGAGTGGCTGCTGCGCGTGGAGCGCGAGCACTTCGTCGCTCTGACGCTGAACAAGAAGACTCAAGCCCGCATCATGCACACGCTCGAGACGGGCAAGCCCCTGCGCAACTGA
- a CDS encoding acetyl-CoA C-acyltransferase, with translation MTEKAYIVAAARTPVGRAFKGGFATTRPDDLLAHVLRGVVGQVPSMDPGAVEDVVIGCAMPEGEQGMNVARIGTLLAGLPESVPAVTVNRFCSSGLQTVAMAAERIQAGAADVMIAGGTESMSMVPMMGNKISFNPAVLAKDENVAIAYGMGITAEKVAQKWNVSREAQDAFALRSHQRAIAGIKSGAQQLGVLPYETVRHVPGSDGTVSEVRHTVEVDEGPRPDTSLEALGKLRPVFAAKGSVTAGNSSQMSDGAAALVLMSERGLKAHNVEPLGVFHGFSVAGVPPEVMGIGPIAAIPKVLDRTGIKLDDLSWVELNEAFAAQALAVIGEVGLDEEKTNPLGGAIALGHPLGATGAILTTKLVHNLRASKAAGQSAYGLVTMCIGTGMGAAGIIEVL, from the coding sequence ATGACCGAGAAAGCCTATATCGTTGCCGCGGCTCGGACCCCCGTGGGTCGCGCCTTCAAGGGCGGCTTCGCCACCACCCGACCCGATGATCTGCTCGCCCACGTCCTGCGCGGCGTGGTCGGTCAGGTGCCCTCGATGGACCCTGGCGCCGTCGAAGACGTCGTCATCGGCTGCGCCATGCCCGAGGGCGAACAGGGCATGAACGTGGCTCGCATCGGCACCCTGCTCGCGGGGCTGCCCGAGTCCGTGCCCGCCGTCACCGTCAACCGCTTCTGCTCCTCCGGCCTGCAGACCGTGGCCATGGCGGCCGAGCGCATCCAGGCCGGCGCGGCCGACGTGATGATCGCCGGTGGCACCGAGTCCATGTCGATGGTGCCTATGATGGGCAACAAGATCTCCTTCAACCCCGCCGTGCTGGCGAAGGATGAGAACGTGGCCATCGCCTACGGCATGGGCATCACCGCCGAGAAGGTGGCGCAGAAGTGGAACGTGAGCCGCGAGGCCCAGGATGCCTTCGCCCTGCGCAGCCACCAGCGCGCCATCGCTGGCATCAAGAGCGGCGCTCAGCAGCTCGGCGTCCTACCTTACGAAACCGTTCGCCACGTGCCGGGCAGCGATGGCACCGTGAGCGAAGTGCGCCACACGGTGGAAGTGGACGAAGGTCCGCGCCCGGACACGAGCCTCGAGGCCCTCGGCAAGCTGCGCCCGGTGTTCGCCGCCAAGGGCTCGGTGACCGCCGGCAACAGCTCCCAGATGAGCGACGGTGCCGCGGCCCTGGTGCTGATGAGCGAGCGCGGCCTGAAGGCGCACAACGTGGAGCCCTTGGGCGTGTTCCATGGCTTCTCCGTGGCCGGCGTGCCGCCGGAGGTGATGGGGATCGGTCCGATCGCCGCGATCCCCAAGGTGCTCGACCGCACAGGCATCAAGCTCGATGACCTTTCGTGGGTGGAGCTGAACGAGGCCTTCGCCGCCCAGGCCCTGGCCGTGATCGGCGAGGTGGGCCTCGATGAGGAGAAGACCAACCCCCTCGGCGGCGCCATCGCCCTGGGCCATCCCCTGGGGGCCACCGGCGCCATCCTGACCACCAAGCTCGTGCACAACCTGCGGGCCAGCAAGGCCGCCGGCCAGTCGGCCTACGGCCTGGTCACCATGTGCATCGGCACGGGCATGGGGGCCGCGGGCATCATCGAAGTGCTGTAA
- a CDS encoding sulfotransferase, with protein sequence MANDPRGDKAKDAPPPFDVPQLLRWAARDTGEEDVSFLENDALHALCTSLAETTQLHFIGRSRAQKLLLANLIKRVRLRQYRARHPEIGEIELKRPVFLIGPPRTGTTFLHRLLAEDPAVRAPRLWETLQPPPAQPEWREDPQYFEQDYRVEMSRKAIGARKRFTPGLSSIHSSAVDVPEECYGLLETSLLSHSFMFYGPVTGYLDWLDGRSHAEWVDAYRLYADQLRLLQWWYPGDFWVVKTPFHLWAMEAIFEVFPDALVVQQGRDPVSCVASYCSLSAEAYKPTMLKVDKEQVGRQALRYLGDAVNRNVVARRQLPAERFIDIDYPDLIADPMDTAQRIYAAMDRELTPAAREAMEAYLAKQRESHKKGGHRYSLSDYGLEESVVRDAFADYNAMVRGA encoded by the coding sequence ATGGCGAACGACCCGCGCGGCGACAAGGCCAAGGATGCGCCCCCACCCTTCGACGTTCCCCAACTCCTGCGCTGGGCGGCGCGAGACACGGGGGAGGAGGACGTCAGCTTCCTCGAGAACGACGCCCTGCACGCTCTGTGCACGAGCCTCGCCGAGACCACGCAGCTGCACTTCATCGGCCGCAGCCGCGCCCAGAAACTGCTCCTCGCCAACCTGATCAAGCGCGTGCGCCTGCGCCAATACCGCGCGCGCCACCCCGAGATCGGAGAGATCGAGCTCAAGCGCCCCGTCTTCCTCATCGGCCCGCCGCGCACGGGCACCACGTTCCTCCATCGCCTGCTCGCCGAGGATCCCGCGGTGCGCGCGCCACGCCTGTGGGAGACGCTGCAGCCGCCACCGGCGCAGCCCGAGTGGCGCGAGGATCCGCAGTACTTCGAGCAGGACTATCGGGTAGAGATGTCGCGCAAGGCGATTGGCGCGCGCAAGCGCTTCACCCCGGGCCTCTCGAGCATTCACTCCTCCGCCGTCGACGTGCCGGAGGAGTGCTACGGACTGCTGGAGACGTCGCTGCTCTCCCACAGCTTCATGTTCTACGGACCTGTCACCGGTTACCTGGACTGGCTGGACGGTCGCAGCCACGCGGAATGGGTAGATGCCTACCGCCTCTACGCCGATCAGCTACGCCTGTTGCAATGGTGGTACCCAGGGGACTTCTGGGTGGTGAAGACACCCTTCCACCTGTGGGCCATGGAAGCCATCTTCGAGGTGTTCCCCGATGCGCTGGTGGTCCAACAGGGTCGCGACCCGGTGAGCTGCGTGGCGTCGTACTGCAGCCTGTCGGCCGAGGCCTACAAACCCACGATGCTGAAGGTGGACAAGGAGCAGGTGGGACGCCAGGCCCTGCGCTACCTCGGGGACGCGGTGAATCGCAACGTGGTCGCACGACGCCAGTTGCCCGCCGAGCGCTTCATCGACATCGACTACCCGGACCTGATCGCCGACCCGATGGACACGGCGCAGCGCATCTACGCCGCGATGGACCGCGAGCTTACGCCGGCGGCCCGCGAGGCGATGGAGGCTTACCTCGCCAAGCAGCGCGAGAGCCATAAGAAGGGCGGCCACCGCTACAGCCTGAGCGACTACGGATTGGAGGAATCGGTGGTGAGGGACGCGTTCGCCGACTACAACGCGATGGTGCGCGGCGCCTGA
- a CDS encoding lipocalin family protein, which produces MGAQKTSLALRLAGLALIALGLAACSDEGEPMETVSYVDLERFSGDWYVVAGIVTSMEEKAYNPVETYEVAGPGRINTTFTFNKGAFDGKQKTFKPKGFIRNSDTNAEWGMQFFPLVKLDYRIIYLNDEYETTVIGRQKRDLVWIMARTPSIDEAEYAQIVSMLDEVGYDTSKIRQMPHEATSGQG; this is translated from the coding sequence ATGGGTGCACAGAAGACGTCGCTCGCCCTGCGCCTCGCAGGGCTCGCGCTCATCGCCCTGGGGCTTGCCGCGTGTTCCGATGAGGGGGAGCCTATGGAGACCGTCAGCTACGTAGATCTCGAGCGCTTCTCGGGCGATTGGTACGTGGTCGCCGGCATCGTCACCTCGATGGAGGAGAAGGCCTACAACCCGGTGGAGACCTACGAGGTCGCAGGTCCCGGTAGGATCAACACCACCTTCACCTTCAACAAGGGCGCCTTCGACGGTAAGCAGAAGACCTTCAAGCCGAAGGGTTTCATTCGCAATTCGGACACGAATGCCGAGTGGGGCATGCAGTTCTTCCCGCTCGTCAAGCTGGACTACCGCATCATCTACTTGAACGACGAGTACGAGACCACCGTCATCGGGCGCCAGAAGCGCGACCTGGTGTGGATCATGGCGCGTACGCCGTCGATCGACGAGGCGGAGTACGCGCAGATCGTCTCCATGCTGGATGAGGTGGGCTACGACACGTCGAAGATCCGCCAGATGCCCCACGAGGCCACCAGCGGCCAGGGCTGA
- a CDS encoding DUF6134 family protein, producing the protein MRILPLLATTIACATLSAQAFASVDERRWEFKVFLDDREIGYHNFVLRESDDGQAVDSEARFDVKFLFINAFKYRHHSEEHWVDGCLKDIASSTRANSERNRVEGQASGDSFTLRSVTAKKKADLEFGADDERTVDTGCLSTFAYWDQAFVDRDRLLNPQTGEVVPVQISRMGQEELEVSGVRTPVIRYRIETPDGEVQVCYTKVDNRWEWVRLESPIENRMLRYEREGGELPRMLSAATVDPLADEVMGEGTR; encoded by the coding sequence ATGCGAATCCTGCCTCTACTTGCTACGACCATCGCCTGCGCGACCCTGAGCGCGCAAGCCTTCGCCAGCGTCGACGAGCGGCGTTGGGAGTTCAAGGTGTTCCTCGACGATCGCGAGATCGGCTACCACAACTTCGTCTTGCGCGAGTCCGACGACGGCCAGGCGGTGGATAGCGAGGCCCGCTTCGACGTGAAGTTCCTCTTCATCAACGCCTTCAAGTACCGCCACCACAGCGAGGAGCACTGGGTGGACGGTTGCCTCAAGGACATCGCCTCCAGCACCCGCGCCAACAGCGAGCGCAACCGGGTCGAGGGCCAGGCGAGCGGTGACAGCTTCACCCTGCGCTCTGTGACGGCTAAGAAGAAAGCTGACCTGGAGTTCGGCGCCGACGACGAGCGTACGGTCGATACAGGCTGCCTCAGCACCTTCGCCTACTGGGATCAGGCCTTCGTCGATCGAGATCGCCTGCTCAACCCCCAGACCGGTGAAGTGGTGCCCGTGCAAATTTCCCGCATGGGGCAGGAAGAGCTGGAAGTCAGCGGCGTGCGCACGCCGGTCATCCGCTATCGCATCGAGACGCCGGACGGCGAAGTGCAGGTCTGCTACACCAAGGTGGACAACCGCTGGGAGTGGGTGCGCCTGGAATCACCTATCGAAAACCGCATGCTGCGCTACGAGCGCGAGGGCGGTGAGCTGCCGCGCATGCTATCGGCCGCCACGGTCGATCCCCTCGCCGATGAGGTCATGGGCGAAGGTACCCGCTGA